Sequence from the Nocardiopsis sp. YSL2 genome:
CGACGTGGCCGGTCGCCTTCACGTTGTAGAAGGCCCGCTCGACCTTGCCGTCGGTACCGACGATGATGGTGGAGCGGATCACGCCCTGCACGACGCGGCCGTAGTTCTTCTTCTCCCCGAAGGCGCCGTAGGCGCGCAGGGTCTCCTTGTCCGGGTCGCCGAGCAGGGTGAAGGTGAGGCCCTCCTTGTCCCGGAACCTGGCGAGTTTGTCCGCGGTGTCGGGGGAGACGCCCAGGACGGTGAACCCGGCGGAGTCGAAGTCGCGCAGGTTGTCGCGGAAGTCGCAGGCCTCCGTGGTGCAGCCGGGCGTCATGGCCGCGGGGTAGAAGTACAGCACGACACGCTTGCCGGTCTCGGCCAGGACCTCGCTGAGGGTCACGGGCTTGCCGTCGGCGTCGTCGAGGGTGAAGTCGGGTGCCGGGTCTCCGGTCTCCAGACGGATCGGGTCGCTCACGTGGTGTTCCGTTCCTCTCGGGGTCGTGTGCCCCTCACACTAGCCATCCTGTCGGAGCGGGCGCTCGCGGTCTGTTGCGATTCCGGTTCGGTTGGTTCTCCGGGGCGGTGACCAGCCCTCTGATCACCTATTGTTGACCGCACTCATGTTCTGGCTGCAGATGACCTCCAGCAGCAGGTTTCCGGAACACATCCGCTTCGCGTTGGGGAGTATTGGCGACGATGCCTGGATTCACACTCGACGAGGTCAGGACCCGTACCCTCAAGGAGCGCGACTCCTGGTGGACGGTCTTCCTCGTGGACCCGATGGCGATCCGGCTCGTGCGTGTGGTGGCGAACCGGACGTCGGTCACGCCCAACCAGCTCACGGTGGCCGCGCTCTTCCTCGGGCTGGGCGCCGCGGTCTGCTTCGCGCTGGGCTACCGCCAGGCGCTGGCCCTGGGCGCCGTGCTCTATTTCCTGTGCTTCGTCGTGGACTGCGTGGACGGCAAGCTCGCGCGGCTCACCGGGTCGGAGTCCCTCATCGGCGCGTGGATGGACTACGTGTCCGACCGCTTCCGCGTGCTGGTGTGCGCGGTCGCGCTGATGGGCGGTCAGTACGTGCTGGCCCAGGAGGAGAACCCCGACTCCGCGCCCGTGGTCTACGTGTGGCTGGCCCTGGCCGTGGTCTTCATCGACATGCTGCGCTACCTGAACGCGCTGCAGGTGTACAAGCTGCGCCGCGAGATGCGCTCGCACCTGGCCGCCGCTCTGGAGCGGGCGCGTGCCACGCTGTCGATGCTGGAGCCCGACGACCGGGCGGGGGAGCGGCCGATGAGCGACGGGGGCGAGCAGGCCGTCCTGCGGCACGGCATCAGTGTGTTGGAGCAGATCCTGCACAGCCAGAACGAGCGTGAGGCGCGCAACCACCGCACGGCGGGCAAGCAGCCGGACCTGACCCTGCCCAAGGTCGACCTGCACCAGGAGTTCCGGACCCGCTTCCCCTGGTACCAGCGGTTCTGGGGGGCGCTGAACGCCCGTCGGATCCGCACGCACCTGGTCGGCGGCATCGAGTTCCAGATGGCGGTGTTCGTGATCGCGCCGCTGGCGATGGCGGTCTTCGCTATGCCGTCGCTGGTCGGCTGGATCGCTGCGGTCGCGGGCGTTTTGCTTCTCGCGTTCGAGATCGCCATCATCTATAAACTGTGGTTGTCCACGCGGGACTTCTTCCGCGTGGTCGACGGAATCGACGGCGCGCTGAGGTTCTCCGGTCCGTCCGACGGCGCGGAGGATGAGGGCCGGGGCACCGGCTCGGACACGGGTTCCCAGACCACGATGCGCTGATGGAGAGAGGCTGCCCATGACGGCACGCGACACCGAACCGCGCCAGACCCCGGCCGAGGTCCAGGCCGAGATCGACCGCGAACAGCGGCGACTGGCCGAGACCCTGGACGAACTCGGCGAGCAGG
This genomic interval carries:
- the bcp gene encoding thioredoxin-dependent thiol peroxidase; the protein is MSDPIRLETGDPAPDFTLDDADGKPVTLSEVLAETGKRVVLYFYPAAMTPGCTTEACDFRDNLRDFDSAGFTVLGVSPDTADKLARFRDKEGLTFTLLGDPDKETLRAYGAFGEKKNYGRVVQGVIRSTIIVGTDGKVERAFYNVKATGHVDRIKRELGV
- a CDS encoding CDP-alcohol phosphatidyltransferase family protein; this translates as MPGFTLDEVRTRTLKERDSWWTVFLVDPMAIRLVRVVANRTSVTPNQLTVAALFLGLGAAVCFALGYRQALALGAVLYFLCFVVDCVDGKLARLTGSESLIGAWMDYVSDRFRVLVCAVALMGGQYVLAQEENPDSAPVVYVWLALAVVFIDMLRYLNALQVYKLRREMRSHLAAALERARATLSMLEPDDRAGERPMSDGGEQAVLRHGISVLEQILHSQNEREARNHRTAGKQPDLTLPKVDLHQEFRTRFPWYQRFWGALNARRIRTHLVGGIEFQMAVFVIAPLAMAVFAMPSLVGWIAAVAGVLLLAFEIAIIYKLWLSTRDFFRVVDGIDGALRFSGPSDGAEDEGRGTGSDTGSQTTMR